A part of Melittangium boletus DSM 14713 genomic DNA contains:
- a CDS encoding transglycosylase SLT domain-containing protein codes for MRRWTGWGLLAVMTSGAGAWAQSAPTLESVRLHRADARTLAQKDFRECEARRCADAGRMALLAGTLALADGDVNEARTLLTGASVAEPLRPYLAYYQGQAHFYAGDAAAAAAAFARALEKAPPGLASRARARRGEALLAAGKAKEAAPLLEAAATAEPSVELLFQRAEARGAVGNAVGQRADLRAVALRFPAHPYADEALAALNALKPPPRLTLPEHLQRARGLLDAGAATRALDELDALTAAKLARTKVDLARVALVRAQALYATGKKKEAQEALAVARKGPPGVAAEAAFVTARRALKEDNATARKLMVALEKDFPQEGPADEAGFFVGWLDLQMGHFEDAVKSFTAFDQRHARSRRRDEALWYRAFAHLRLAQYAQAREVLDTLVSAFPKSSLVPQARYWKARSHALEGAPADVLAPGYATVITGSPNSYYALLATERLRELGQEPPTGFPEAPRPPSGEGVPPELQRVVALTQAGLFRDADEEVRSHTARIRDSEQALAFAGALLRLGEFGSAHAVAARHLWGRAFGARAPDALAAFYPRAFESAVKSEASRYEVSPFLVWAIMRRESAFRPEVASAADARGLMQVIPPTARAIAKKLAEPEPAPAELFSPSLSIRYGSWYLSQLMKRFAHPALAAAAYNAGPDSAIKWVKDKGSLPLDLFVEEIPFRETRGYVKQVLADLYLYQSFYGEKEAAPHRLSLTLPAPATDGVGF; via the coding sequence ATGAGGCGGTGGACCGGATGGGGTCTCCTCGCGGTGATGACGTCGGGTGCGGGTGCCTGGGCACAGTCCGCGCCCACCCTGGAGTCGGTCCGACTACACCGCGCCGATGCACGCACACTGGCGCAGAAGGATTTCCGGGAGTGTGAGGCCAGGCGCTGCGCGGACGCGGGCCGCATGGCCCTGCTCGCCGGCACGCTCGCCCTGGCCGATGGTGATGTGAACGAGGCGCGCACGCTGCTCACCGGCGCGAGCGTGGCCGAACCGCTCCGGCCCTATCTCGCCTACTACCAGGGACAGGCGCACTTCTACGCGGGAGACGCGGCCGCCGCCGCCGCGGCCTTCGCCCGGGCGCTCGAGAAGGCCCCGCCCGGCCTGGCCTCGCGGGCCCGGGCCCGCCGGGGCGAGGCCCTGCTCGCCGCGGGCAAGGCGAAGGAAGCCGCCCCGCTGCTGGAGGCCGCCGCGACCGCGGAGCCCTCGGTGGAGCTGCTCTTCCAACGGGCCGAGGCCCGGGGCGCGGTGGGCAATGCCGTGGGCCAGCGCGCGGACCTGCGCGCCGTGGCGCTGCGCTTCCCCGCCCACCCGTACGCGGACGAGGCCCTGGCGGCGCTCAACGCCCTCAAGCCCCCTCCCCGGCTGACGCTGCCCGAGCACCTGCAACGGGCCCGGGGACTGCTGGACGCCGGCGCCGCCACGCGCGCGCTGGATGAGCTGGACGCGCTCACGGCCGCGAAGCTCGCGCGCACGAAGGTGGACCTGGCCCGGGTGGCCCTGGTGCGCGCACAGGCGCTGTACGCCACCGGCAAGAAGAAGGAGGCCCAGGAGGCCCTGGCCGTGGCGCGCAAGGGCCCGCCTGGCGTGGCCGCCGAGGCCGCCTTCGTCACCGCGCGCCGGGCCCTCAAGGAAGACAACGCCACGGCGCGCAAGCTGATGGTGGCCCTGGAGAAGGACTTCCCCCAGGAAGGTCCGGCCGACGAGGCGGGCTTCTTCGTGGGCTGGCTGGATTTGCAGATGGGGCACTTCGAGGACGCGGTGAAGTCCTTCACCGCCTTCGACCAGCGGCACGCGCGCTCGCGGCGCCGGGACGAGGCGCTGTGGTACCGCGCGTTCGCCCACCTGCGCCTGGCGCAGTACGCCCAGGCCCGCGAGGTGTTGGACACCCTGGTGAGCGCCTTCCCCAAGAGCAGCCTCGTGCCCCAGGCGCGCTACTGGAAGGCCCGGAGCCACGCCCTGGAAGGCGCCCCGGCGGACGTCCTCGCGCCCGGCTACGCGACCGTCATCACCGGCTCGCCCAACTCGTACTACGCCCTGCTCGCCACCGAGCGGCTGCGGGAGCTGGGCCAGGAGCCCCCCACGGGCTTCCCCGAGGCCCCCCGGCCCCCCTCGGGCGAGGGCGTGCCCCCGGAGCTCCAGCGCGTGGTGGCCCTCACCCAGGCCGGACTGTTCCGCGACGCCGACGAGGAGGTGCGGTCTCACACCGCGCGCATCCGGGACTCGGAGCAGGCGCTCGCCTTCGCGGGGGCGCTGCTGCGGCTGGGCGAGTTCGGCAGCGCGCACGCCGTGGCCGCGCGTCACCTCTGGGGCCGGGCCTTCGGCGCCCGCGCCCCCGACGCGCTCGCCGCCTTCTACCCTCGCGCCTTCGAGAGCGCGGTGAAGAGCGAGGCCTCGCGCTACGAGGTCAGCCCCTTCCTCGTCTGGGCCATCATGCGCCGCGAGAGCGCCTTCCGCCCCGAGGTGGCCAGCGCCGCCGACGCGCGAGGGCTCATGCAGGTGATTCCGCCCACGGCGCGCGCCATCGCCAAGAAGCTCGCCGAGCCGGAGCCCGCCCCCGCCGAGCTCTTCTCCCCCTCGCTCAGCATCCGCTACGGCTCCTGGTACCTGTCCCAGCTCATGAAGCGCTTCGCCCACCCGGCGCTCGCCGCCGCCGCCTACAACGCGGGGCCGGACTCGGCCATCAAATGGGTGAAGGACAAGGGCTCGCTGCCGCTCGACCTGTTCGTCGAGGAAATTCCCTTCCGCGAGACGCGCGGCTACGTGAAGCAGGTGCTCGCGGACCTGTATCTCTACCAGTCCTTCTACGGGGAGAAGGAAGCCGCGCCCCACCGTCTGTCATTGACCCTTCCCGCCCCCGC
- a CDS encoding CAP domain-containing protein, with translation MIALVLGVLLAATPATPTPLEQRAMNHVHQEFERVGRRSPQPDPALTEAARRLAREALDSGVSGAVELLTVTEAVSDAGGADPSPRSYVIRAGDGDMAVQTLLARKDLSQEPASHVGVGMARRGVYTTLVVLLAERKATLQPYPRVLDTPGLGQTLCGQLVAPLRSAEVYVTLPDGRVERPTLTRDTQEAVCTRLLFPFPGRYTVEIVGRAERGPEVAALFLVDVATPRKRGERERVVEPTSIEEARAEVLERINAMRRAHKLQPLKADDALTAVAQAYSERMAREGFFSHVAPDGSDLRGRLSAAGVRFRSSGENLGMASGPIAAHFGIELSPGHRGNLLGNQFNLAGIGVAIHTVDGRPQVLLTELFSSGGEAPSSLEPREELHQVLASHRAGHGLGPLRRLPELDQLAQELARRALALNLPPAELPGESVHERIFDTVEGARSASVDFYVTDSPSALPDSKNLGERKNTLMGVGTVKGDSPTLGKGRYWVVVIYAATR, from the coding sequence ATGATCGCCCTCGTCCTCGGCGTCTTGCTGGCCGCCACGCCCGCCACGCCCACCCCCCTCGAGCAGCGGGCGATGAACCACGTCCACCAGGAGTTCGAGCGCGTGGGCCGGCGCTCGCCCCAGCCGGACCCCGCCCTCACCGAGGCCGCGCGCAGGCTCGCCCGGGAAGCGCTCGACAGCGGCGTGTCCGGCGCGGTGGAGCTGCTCACCGTCACCGAGGCCGTCAGTGACGCGGGAGGCGCGGACCCGAGCCCCCGCTCCTATGTCATCCGCGCCGGGGATGGCGACATGGCCGTGCAGACGCTGCTCGCGCGCAAGGACTTGAGCCAGGAGCCCGCCAGTCACGTGGGCGTGGGCATGGCGAGGCGGGGCGTGTACACCACCCTCGTGGTGCTGCTCGCCGAGCGCAAGGCCACGCTCCAGCCCTATCCCCGCGTGCTCGACACCCCGGGCCTGGGACAGACGCTGTGCGGCCAGCTCGTGGCGCCCCTGCGCTCCGCCGAGGTGTATGTCACCCTGCCCGATGGGCGCGTGGAGCGTCCCACCCTCACGCGGGACACGCAGGAGGCCGTCTGCACCCGGCTGCTCTTTCCCTTCCCGGGCCGCTACACGGTGGAGATCGTCGGCCGGGCGGAGCGGGGCCCGGAAGTGGCGGCGCTGTTCCTCGTGGACGTGGCCACGCCCCGCAAGCGCGGCGAGCGCGAGCGCGTGGTGGAGCCCACGAGCATCGAGGAGGCCCGCGCGGAGGTGCTCGAGCGCATCAACGCCATGCGCCGTGCCCACAAGCTCCAGCCGCTCAAGGCCGATGACGCCCTCACGGCGGTGGCCCAGGCCTACAGCGAGCGCATGGCCCGCGAGGGCTTCTTCTCCCACGTGGCCCCGGATGGCTCGGACCTGCGCGGCCGGCTGAGCGCCGCGGGCGTGCGCTTCCGCTCCTCGGGGGAGAACCTGGGCATGGCGTCCGGACCCATCGCCGCGCACTTCGGCATCGAATTGAGCCCCGGCCATCGCGGCAACCTGCTGGGCAACCAGTTCAACCTGGCGGGCATCGGCGTGGCCATCCACACCGTGGACGGCCGCCCCCAGGTGCTGCTCACCGAGCTCTTCTCCTCGGGAGGGGAGGCCCCGTCCTCGCTGGAGCCGCGCGAGGAGTTGCACCAGGTGCTCGCCAGCCACCGCGCGGGGCATGGCCTGGGCCCCCTGCGGCGCCTGCCGGAGCTCGATCAGCTCGCCCAGGAGCTGGCCCGGCGCGCCCTCGCGTTGAACCTGCCTCCCGCGGAGCTCCCGGGAGAATCCGTGCACGAGCGCATCTTCGACACCGTCGAGGGCGCCCGGAGCGCGTCGGTGGATTTCTACGTGACGGACAGTCCCTCGGCGCTGCCCGATTCCAAGAACCTGGGAGAGCGCAAGAACACCCTGATGGGCGTGGGCACCGTGAAGGGAGACTCACCAACGCTTGGCAAGGGACGCTACTGGGTGGTGGTCATCTACGCCGCCACCCGGTGA
- a CDS encoding DciA family protein, protein MARREPQTLDQLLPRVLARLAEQSGQGRALGPVWSATVGANIAKHSRPHSLEAGTLVITVASAEWAHTLSRQEASLREQLNTRLGPGAVSSLVFRLE, encoded by the coding sequence ATGGCCCGGCGCGAACCGCAGACCCTCGATCAGCTCCTCCCCCGAGTCCTCGCGCGTCTGGCGGAGCAATCCGGCCAGGGGCGCGCGCTCGGACCGGTCTGGAGCGCCACGGTGGGGGCGAACATCGCCAAGCACTCGCGGCCCCACTCGCTCGAGGCGGGAACGCTCGTCATCACCGTGGCCAGCGCCGAGTGGGCGCACACCCTGTCCCGGCAGGAGGCGTCCCTGCGCGAACAGCTCAACACGCGGCTGGGTCCCGGCGCCGTGTCCTCGCTCGTCTTCCGGCTGGAGTAG
- a CDS encoding SGNH/GDSL hydrolase family protein, producing the protein MLGSPLPRLLPVLALVSCEPPDARIAPAPDEPVPEVPTADLLWTDHAPDDPRLQFIGRMDTRTREGPMYAFPGGTVRLRCLCTGVDVRFEDLGVGGEAHTNFIDILVDGESRGALRLQPGASLLQGVRGLPRGEHTIELVKRTEAHAGGVRFQGIRIQGVLLEPPPRPSRRMEFIGDSITCGYGNEASIAAPTYTEPNTGYHARNQDILKAFGPLTARRLGAEWVTTCVSGRGVYRSNDGSRDGVLPLIYGRTLPGQAEPRWEPSRYVPEVIVINLGTNDFAVSDGAGLPTAPPAEPFKQAYAAFVRELRATYPEARIVCAVGPMTNDNYPAQRQLWTTLRRYVSDMVSSVRAGGDTRVHTFAFTPIAGDPYGEDWHPTAAFHARMADELVPFLQGLGD; encoded by the coding sequence ATGCTCGGGTCGCCGTTGCCACGATTGCTGCCAGTCCTCGCCCTGGTGAGCTGTGAACCTCCCGACGCTCGGATCGCCCCCGCGCCGGACGAGCCCGTCCCGGAAGTGCCCACCGCGGACCTGCTCTGGACCGACCACGCCCCGGACGATCCCCGGCTCCAATTCATCGGGCGCATGGACACCCGCACGCGCGAGGGCCCGATGTATGCATTCCCGGGTGGCACCGTGCGCCTGCGCTGTCTGTGCACGGGCGTGGACGTGCGCTTCGAGGACCTGGGCGTGGGCGGCGAGGCGCACACCAACTTCATCGACATCCTCGTGGATGGCGAATCCAGGGGCGCGCTCCGGCTCCAGCCCGGCGCCTCCCTGCTCCAGGGCGTGCGCGGCCTGCCCCGGGGCGAGCACACCATCGAGCTGGTCAAACGCACCGAGGCCCACGCGGGCGGGGTGCGCTTCCAGGGCATCCGGATCCAGGGGGTGCTCCTGGAGCCGCCGCCCCGGCCCTCGCGGCGCATGGAATTCATCGGCGACTCCATCACCTGCGGTTACGGCAACGAGGCGAGCATCGCCGCGCCCACCTACACCGAGCCCAATACCGGCTACCACGCGAGGAACCAGGACATCCTCAAGGCCTTCGGACCCCTCACCGCGCGCCGGCTCGGCGCCGAGTGGGTGACCACCTGCGTCTCGGGCCGCGGCGTCTACCGCAGCAACGACGGCTCGCGCGATGGCGTACTGCCCCTCATCTATGGCCGCACCCTGCCCGGCCAGGCCGAGCCCCGGTGGGAGCCCTCGCGCTACGTCCCCGAGGTGATCGTCATCAACCTGGGCACCAACGACTTCGCGGTGTCCGACGGCGCGGGCCTGCCCACCGCCCCTCCCGCCGAGCCCTTCAAGCAGGCCTATGCCGCCTTCGTGCGCGAGCTGCGCGCCACCTACCCCGAGGCCCGCATCGTGTGCGCGGTGGGGCCCATGACCAACGACAACTACCCGGCCCAGCGACAGCTATGGACCACCCTGCGCCGCTACGTGTCGGACATGGTGTCCAGCGTGCGTGCCGGGGGAGACACCCGCGTGCACACCTTCGCCTTCACCCCCATCGCGGGCGACCCGTACGGAGAGGACTGGCACCCCACCGCCGCGTTCCATGCCCGGATGGCGGACGAACTCGTCCCCTTCCTCCAGGGCCTGGGCGATTGA
- a CDS encoding carboxypeptidase-like regulatory domain-containing protein: MNSPRLLARCAMLVCCAVVGLAACAGGLDPDVPAPWLPTEDPPGSCQVDQDCLDPHLFFCDTARARCQAACRTREDCTAARRGVFRIAACDENPLGCRCDNSQCVEALCSADAECAESGQVCRDGRCAPEPAAAQARSCEVTPDYVVGRVGATVGFSVLVRDGSGGALVVPSGEEWTALDASVVRQQGARASFVLAEPTDEALESVRARVGGATCTARVRVLEAQGPPGRLRAVVTDELTGRPLPGAVVVVADALGNTRETGATDEDGEVLLGALTEAGSVSVFHADFGYLTVMHSGAEGPTDLVLPLRRNPADRIGGALSSFAQVATGPELHAGLAGLSAPDAVTDLTAPPLLAPVRRGTFSVEGQSRGVALPEGGYAVLPNSTLRETDVQARGLAGVCDASWAEDTSPEEATRLGTCGVRTAWALGGDIAPSVLPRGAGGVVDVGPLLARTVPQLRSFSSSVVRDVRFSLEAPGSERFVSVAHDFQPERALSLGFAFALRVPALPRYRGVFLDSVAVLGVARVPGRGWVPLGLGFGVNTTPADQNTDTQPGLSSPGLVSVRMAPTHHGLEGSPYTLLLSAYPTSAEGGAEASSVLIHRGPETLPFDPQGSAPVGVNAPFLAVPEGARYVQGGAEKRRLRFVSAPELPTGAVLRAVFTDGAQRRWNVLLDAERALEGVRLPDPPAPFEDRTYLGDHLGSRAALSMQALDLHQSGVSEGEVLRLEEVMTARSVDLSRLDEVAVAWSALNSVWPRVDWVEPAEDGQRVARGARVKVRVSSFRVGQDALAEGAVRLTLEGGQGCEGQVVVGSTLDAQGRGEVELTLPEACSGSEVRLTAALVDPDGAALSPPTESTRLLSIGP, from the coding sequence ATGAACTCCCCCCGTCTTCTGGCGCGCTGCGCCATGTTGGTGTGTTGCGCCGTGGTGGGGCTCGCCGCCTGCGCCGGAGGATTGGACCCGGACGTGCCGGCCCCTTGGCTGCCCACGGAGGATCCACCCGGCTCCTGTCAGGTGGACCAGGACTGTCTGGACCCCCACCTCTTCTTTTGTGACACGGCGAGAGCGCGATGCCAGGCGGCGTGCCGGACGCGGGAGGACTGCACGGCGGCCCGGCGGGGCGTGTTCCGGATCGCCGCGTGCGATGAGAATCCCCTGGGCTGCCGGTGTGACAACAGCCAGTGCGTGGAGGCGCTGTGCTCGGCGGATGCGGAGTGCGCGGAGTCGGGGCAGGTGTGCCGCGACGGACGATGCGCGCCGGAGCCCGCGGCGGCCCAGGCGCGCTCCTGTGAGGTGACGCCGGACTACGTGGTGGGGCGCGTGGGGGCCACGGTGGGCTTCTCGGTCCTGGTGAGGGATGGCTCGGGCGGGGCGCTGGTGGTGCCCTCGGGCGAGGAGTGGACGGCGCTGGACGCGAGCGTGGTGAGGCAGCAGGGCGCACGCGCCTCCTTCGTCCTGGCCGAGCCCACGGACGAGGCGCTGGAGTCGGTGCGAGCGCGGGTGGGCGGGGCCACGTGCACGGCGCGGGTGCGGGTGCTGGAGGCACAAGGGCCGCCGGGGCGGTTGCGCGCGGTGGTGACGGACGAGCTGACGGGCCGCCCGCTTCCGGGCGCGGTGGTGGTGGTGGCGGATGCCCTCGGGAACACGCGGGAGACGGGCGCCACGGACGAGGACGGCGAGGTGTTGCTGGGGGCGTTGACGGAGGCGGGCAGCGTGTCCGTCTTCCACGCGGACTTTGGCTACCTCACGGTGATGCACTCTGGCGCCGAGGGCCCCACGGACCTGGTCCTGCCGCTGCGGCGCAACCCCGCGGATCGGATTGGAGGAGCCCTCAGCTCCTTCGCCCAGGTGGCGACGGGGCCGGAGCTTCACGCGGGGCTCGCGGGACTGAGCGCGCCGGACGCGGTGACGGACTTGACGGCGCCGCCGCTGCTCGCTCCGGTGCGCCGGGGCACGTTCTCGGTGGAGGGTCAGTCGCGGGGGGTGGCGTTGCCCGAGGGCGGCTACGCGGTGCTTCCGAACAGCACCTTGCGCGAGACGGACGTCCAGGCGCGCGGGCTCGCGGGGGTATGCGACGCATCGTGGGCGGAGGACACGTCCCCGGAGGAGGCGACGCGGCTCGGGACGTGCGGCGTGCGCACGGCGTGGGCCCTGGGAGGGGACATCGCTCCCAGCGTGCTCCCCCGAGGCGCGGGTGGCGTGGTGGACGTGGGGCCCCTGCTGGCGCGCACCGTGCCGCAACTGCGCAGCTTCAGCTCCTCGGTGGTGCGGGACGTGCGCTTCTCCCTGGAGGCGCCAGGCTCGGAGCGCTTCGTCTCCGTGGCGCACGACTTCCAGCCGGAGCGCGCGCTGTCCCTGGGCTTCGCGTTCGCCCTGCGGGTGCCCGCCCTGCCGCGCTACCGCGGGGTGTTCCTGGACAGCGTGGCGGTGCTGGGCGTGGCGCGAGTCCCGGGGCGGGGATGGGTGCCGCTCGGCCTGGGATTCGGGGTGAACACGACGCCGGCGGATCAGAACACGGACACGCAGCCGGGCTTGAGCTCGCCCGGATTGGTGAGCGTGCGGATGGCGCCCACCCACCATGGGCTCGAGGGCAGTCCCTACACGCTCCTGTTGTCCGCCTATCCCACGTCGGCGGAGGGCGGGGCGGAGGCCTCGAGTGTGCTCATCCACCGGGGCCCGGAGACGCTGCCCTTCGACCCCCAGGGAAGCGCGCCGGTGGGCGTGAACGCTCCCTTCCTGGCCGTGCCCGAGGGCGCGCGCTACGTGCAGGGAGGGGCCGAGAAGCGGCGGCTGCGCTTCGTCTCGGCGCCGGAGCTGCCCACGGGAGCGGTGTTGCGCGCGGTGTTCACCGACGGGGCTCAGCGGCGCTGGAACGTGCTGCTGGACGCGGAGAGGGCCCTGGAGGGCGTGCGGCTGCCCGACCCCCCCGCGCCCTTCGAGGATCGCACGTACCTGGGGGATCACCTGGGCTCGCGCGCCGCGCTGTCGATGCAGGCGTTGGACCTGCACCAGTCGGGCGTGTCGGAGGGGGAGGTGTTGCGGCTGGAGGAGGTGATGACGGCGCGGAGCGTGGATCTCTCGCGGCTGGACGAGGTGGCGGTGGCCTGGTCGGCGCTGAACTCCGTGTGGCCTCGGGTGGACTGGGTGGAGCCCGCCGAGGACGGGCAGCGCGTGGCGCGGGGGGCTCGGGTGAAGGTGCGAGTCTCCTCCTTCCGGGTGGGCCAGGACGCACTGGCGGAGGGGGCCGTGCGGCTGACCCTCGAGGGAGGTCAGGGGTGTGAGGGGCAGGTGGTAGTCGGGAGCACCTTGGACGCACAGGGCCGGGGGGAAGTGGAACTGACCCTGCCCGAGGCGTGTTCGGGCTCGGAGGTGCGGCTCACCGCGGCGCTGGTGGACCCCGATGGCGCGGCCTTATCTCCTCCCACGGAGAGCACGCGCTTGCTCTCCATCGGGCCCTGA
- a CDS encoding GGDEF domain-containing protein: MAQNDTVVTVISKISERPVDLDAALVVIYGLELGRKYDLRTEQTLIGRSAKAEIQVDQESISRNHACITTSGRGVFIKDLGSTNGTFVNDELVRGETPLSNGDLVKIGRTIFKFIAGGNIETAYHDEIYRLTTMDGLTQIYNRRYFEEALEREVSRSRRYERSLALVMFDVDHFKLVNDRHGHLAGDYVLKQLASTLRTRIRREDVFARYGGEEFGMLLPEVDLSGAVTLADKARRLVDKQRFEFDKNVIPVTISLGVAVLEPSHRDLVDLKRAADGKLYEAKATGRNRVCS; the protein is encoded by the coding sequence ATGGCTCAGAACGACACCGTCGTCACGGTCATCTCGAAGATCTCCGAACGGCCCGTCGATTTGGACGCGGCGTTGGTGGTCATCTATGGCCTGGAGTTGGGCCGCAAGTATGACTTGCGCACCGAGCAGACGCTGATTGGCCGCTCGGCCAAGGCGGAGATCCAGGTGGACCAGGAGTCCATCAGCCGCAACCACGCATGCATCACCACCTCGGGCCGGGGCGTGTTCATCAAGGACCTGGGGTCGACGAACGGCACGTTCGTGAACGACGAGCTGGTGCGGGGCGAGACGCCGTTGAGCAACGGCGACCTGGTGAAGATTGGCCGGACGATCTTCAAGTTCATCGCCGGAGGGAACATCGAGACGGCGTACCACGATGAGATCTACCGGCTCACGACGATGGATGGGCTGACGCAGATCTACAACCGGCGCTACTTCGAGGAGGCGCTGGAGCGCGAGGTGTCGCGCTCGCGCCGCTACGAGCGCAGCCTGGCGCTGGTGATGTTCGACGTGGATCACTTCAAGCTGGTGAACGATCGGCACGGGCACCTGGCGGGGGACTACGTGCTCAAGCAGCTCGCGTCCACACTGCGCACGCGCATCCGCCGCGAGGACGTATTCGCCCGCTACGGTGGCGAGGAATTCGGCATGTTGCTGCCGGAGGTCGACTTGTCCGGCGCGGTGACCTTGGCGGACAAGGCGCGCCGGCTCGTGGACAAGCAGCGCTTCGAGTTCGACAAGAACGTGATTCCGGTGACCATCTCGCTGGGGGTGGCGGTGCTGGAGCCCTCGCACCGGGACCTGGTGGATCTCAAGCGCGCGGCGGACGGCAAGCTCTACGAGGCGAAGGCCACGGGCCGCAACCGCGTCTGTTCTTGA
- a CDS encoding AAA family ATPase: MDAFLRYVLLRREEVPDFKKYPFSIPAIRDLERLDFHPRVTFFVGENGSGKSTLIEGIAVAAGFNAEGGSRNFNFATRRSESDLHQYLRLVKGIRRPKTGYFLRAESFFNVATEIEKNSDAMAGHGGVSHHEMSHGEAFLALVQHRFWGNGLYLLDEPEAALSPQRQLALLKLIHELAQKQCQFVISTHSPMLLAYPEARIYHLSERGIAEVRYEETEHYALTRDFLMNHTRYLERLLRPEPE, from the coding sequence ATGGACGCCTTCCTCCGGTACGTGTTGCTGCGCCGCGAGGAGGTGCCCGACTTCAAGAAGTACCCGTTCTCCATCCCCGCCATCCGGGACCTGGAACGGCTGGACTTCCATCCGCGCGTCACCTTCTTCGTCGGCGAGAACGGCAGCGGGAAGTCCACCCTCATCGAGGGCATCGCCGTGGCCGCCGGCTTCAACGCCGAGGGCGGCAGCCGGAACTTCAACTTCGCCACCCGGCGCAGCGAGTCCGATCTGCACCAGTACCTCCGGCTGGTCAAAGGCATCCGCCGGCCTAAAACCGGGTACTTCCTCCGGGCCGAGAGCTTCTTCAACGTGGCCACGGAGATCGAGAAAAACTCAGACGCCATGGCCGGGCACGGCGGCGTCTCCCACCACGAGATGTCTCATGGAGAGGCATTCCTCGCCCTGGTCCAGCACCGCTTCTGGGGCAATGGCCTCTACCTGCTCGATGAGCCCGAGGCCGCGCTCTCACCTCAACGCCAACTGGCGTTGTTGAAGTTGATTCACGAGCTCGCGCAGAAGCAGTGCCAGTTCGTCATCTCCACGCACTCGCCCATGCTGCTCGCCTACCCCGAGGCGCGCATCTACCACCTCTCCGAGAGGGGCATCGCCGAGGTCCGCTACGAGGAGACCGAGCACTACGCCCTCACCCGGGACTTCCTGATGAACCACACGCGCTACCTGGAGCGCCTGCTGCGCCCCGAGCCCGAATGA
- a CDS encoding lysophospholipid acyltransferase family protein has protein sequence MAKGVLGNDPFQRGAAQRASEPAKDRAKDPAPVKKKKAPAPKPAAQAAATPPPAKPTAKPKPAAQAAPPPAKPKPAQKKAAAPKGKPVAKSVKAPPPERARKAAPPPPAKAPPPPEAILAAGAEAGIPVPSSIAESPAPETRETSAIVAENLRAEAASVAAELSEEAALLDEASGAGVAEEALRELEAALGEPISAPETVDVPGFEEPREEAAPLVSAPTHSAADIFFTSDSPGAEPPRVGDQVSGLLSLARDVAFQTFTSEWLSRTVGSAQGLLGAAFTSLGVGTGSTAIDEYGKDATLSNVLQPVLDFLYERYWRVSVQGASHVPSGPVLLVANHSGALPFDGPMLQQSLSRERPDLQEARWLAEDQVFHAPMVGTLMNRLGAVRACPENALRLLDELRPVIVFPEGIHGLGKPFAQRYQLKRFGRGGFVKLALRTGAPIVPVAIVGAEETAPLLGKIPAGFLGIPYLPVTPPPLPARWMIRFGEPIGMGELPPEAADDMSQVQRLTERTRESIQGMLQALLKERRSVFAG, from the coding sequence ATGGCCAAGGGTGTGCTCGGAAATGATCCCTTCCAGCGAGGCGCCGCGCAGCGGGCGTCGGAGCCCGCGAAGGACCGGGCCAAGGACCCGGCCCCGGTGAAGAAGAAGAAGGCGCCCGCGCCCAAGCCCGCCGCCCAGGCCGCTGCCACGCCTCCTCCAGCGAAGCCGACAGCGAAGCCGAAACCCGCCGCCCAGGCCGCACCGCCTCCAGCGAAGCCCAAGCCCGCCCAGAAGAAGGCCGCCGCGCCCAAGGGCAAGCCCGTCGCGAAGTCCGTGAAGGCCCCCCCGCCGGAGCGCGCCCGGAAGGCGGCACCGCCTCCTCCGGCCAAAGCACCCCCACCCCCCGAGGCGATCCTCGCCGCCGGAGCCGAGGCGGGCATTCCCGTTCCGTCGTCCATCGCGGAGAGCCCAGCGCCAGAGACGCGTGAGACCTCCGCCATCGTGGCCGAGAACCTCCGCGCCGAGGCCGCCTCGGTCGCCGCGGAACTCAGCGAGGAAGCCGCGCTGCTGGACGAGGCCTCGGGAGCGGGCGTGGCGGAGGAGGCCTTGCGGGAGCTGGAAGCGGCCCTGGGCGAGCCCATTTCCGCCCCCGAGACCGTGGACGTGCCGGGCTTCGAGGAGCCGCGCGAGGAAGCCGCCCCGCTGGTCTCCGCGCCGACCCACAGCGCCGCCGACATCTTCTTCACCTCGGACTCGCCGGGCGCCGAGCCACCTCGCGTGGGCGACCAGGTCTCGGGTCTGTTGTCGCTCGCGAGGGACGTGGCGTTCCAGACCTTCACGAGCGAGTGGCTGAGCCGGACGGTGGGCTCGGCGCAGGGGCTGCTGGGCGCGGCCTTCACGAGCCTCGGCGTGGGCACGGGCAGCACGGCCATCGACGAGTACGGCAAGGACGCGACACTCTCCAACGTCCTGCAACCGGTGCTGGACTTCCTCTACGAGCGCTACTGGCGGGTGTCGGTGCAGGGCGCGAGCCACGTGCCCTCGGGGCCAGTGCTGCTCGTGGCCAACCACTCGGGGGCACTGCCCTTCGACGGGCCCATGCTGCAACAGTCGCTCTCGCGCGAGCGGCCCGACCTCCAGGAAGCGCGCTGGCTCGCGGAGGATCAGGTGTTCCACGCGCCCATGGTGGGCACGTTGATGAACCGGCTGGGCGCGGTGCGTGCCTGCCCGGAGAACGCGCTGCGGCTGCTGGACGAATTGCGCCCGGTCATCGTCTTCCCCGAGGGCATTCACGGCCTGGGCAAGCCCTTCGCCCAGCGCTACCAGCTCAAGCGCTTTGGCCGGGGCGGCTTCGTGAAGCTGGCGCTGCGCACGGGGGCGCCCATCGTGCCGGTGGCGATCGTCGGGGCCGAGGAGACGGCACCGCTGCTCGGCAAGATTCCGGCGGGCTTCCTCGGCATTCCCTACCTGCCGGTGACGCCGCCGCCGCTGCCCGCGCGGTGGATGATCCGCTTTGGCGAGCCCATTGGCATGGGTGAGTTGCCGCCCGAGGCCGCCGACGACATGTCCCAGGTGCAGCGGCTCACCGAGCGCACCCGCGAATCCATCCAGGGCATGCTCCAAGCCCTGCTCAAGGAGCGCCGCTCCGTCTTCGCGGGGTAA